In a single window of the Pseudohongiella acticola genome:
- a CDS encoding LpxL/LpxP family acyltransferase, producing the protein MPTFDERVQSATEKANSKQTLLLLREILEEVMASSSEYFVIDVMRKHSTTDIGVWVVRSEAGLTLAVRDCSSDGARLQCELLLSLIETLTDAQLHMSFFERAEVKVSSILRSCMKSGLRDNHKRTIFSMLSWAKLYFQQQGRYGEFMNTQRTVMACLLHEPESRVRSIWREYTFWYHLNYARRLIHLENRHESSRYLERFYWPDKADYQQAIQNNAGSRVLVTIHMGDFFGGFRALSSVSDAGRAAISLRREPGSDHGMQNFSADRVAHQVIYHHQNTSTTIVSALRRGRHTLATLFDLKEDFGSTVTVNFFGRRSKFVKGPALLAILGRSPIYPFVCYEHHGRNCIEMAPVIDASVWPDEDLQQATERITQALVALAENWISRWPAQWKYLSNLPAYFEAAC; encoded by the coding sequence ATGCCTACGTTTGACGAAAGAGTCCAAAGCGCAACTGAAAAAGCCAACAGTAAGCAGACCTTGCTATTGTTGCGTGAAATTCTTGAGGAAGTAATGGCATCGAGTAGTGAGTACTTTGTCATTGACGTTATGCGCAAGCATTCAACTACGGATATTGGTGTCTGGGTGGTGCGTTCGGAGGCTGGGTTGACACTGGCAGTGCGTGACTGTTCAAGCGACGGAGCCCGACTTCAATGCGAGTTACTATTGTCATTAATAGAGACACTCACTGACGCTCAGCTTCACATGTCATTTTTTGAGCGCGCCGAAGTGAAAGTCAGCTCAATTTTGAGGTCTTGCATGAAATCCGGGCTCAGGGATAACCATAAACGCACAATTTTTTCGATGCTGTCCTGGGCAAAGTTGTACTTTCAACAGCAGGGCAGGTATGGCGAATTCATGAACACTCAGCGTACAGTGATGGCCTGTCTTTTACATGAGCCAGAGTCTCGAGTCAGATCGATTTGGCGTGAATACACATTCTGGTATCACTTAAATTATGCGCGACGCCTGATACATCTGGAGAACAGACACGAGAGCAGCCGTTATCTAGAGCGTTTTTATTGGCCAGACAAGGCCGATTACCAGCAAGCGATACAGAATAATGCTGGTTCGCGTGTCCTCGTGACTATTCATATGGGAGATTTTTTTGGTGGATTTCGGGCACTGTCATCAGTCTCTGATGCAGGGCGGGCTGCGATTTCATTGCGACGCGAGCCAGGCTCCGATCATGGCATGCAGAACTTCTCCGCCGATCGCGTTGCTCATCAGGTAATTTATCATCATCAAAATACGTCGACCACAATTGTCAGTGCATTGCGGCGAGGGCGTCATACCCTGGCGACTCTATTTGATTTGAAGGAAGACTTTGGCAGTACAGTGACGGTCAATTTCTTCGGGCGTCGCTCAAAGTTTGTCAAGGGGCCGGCACTATTGGCGATACTTGGTCGGAGTCCAATCTATCCCTTCGTTTGTTATGAGCACCATGGTCGAAACTGCATTGAAATGGCACCGGTAATCGATGCCAGTGTTTGGCCAGACGAAGACCTGCAACAGGCAACGGAGCGAATAACCCAGGCACTGGTGGCACTGGCAGAGAACTGGATCAGTAGATGGCCGGCGCAATGGAAATATCTCAGCAATTTACCCGCATACTTTGAGGCCGCTTGTTGA